GGATCGCCACGTCCTTCGTCTGGCAGGCACGCCAGATGTCGCCCTGCTCGACCTCGTGCTCGATGACCGTCTCACCGGAGCTCGTGACGACGCGGACCTTCCCGTCATCGGGGAGCTCGAAGGTCTTGTCGTGCGAGCCGTACTCCTCGGCCTTCTGCGCCATGAGCCCGACGTTCGGCACGGAGCCCATGGTCGACGGGTCGAAGGCGCCGTTCGCGCGGCAGTCCTCGATGACGGCCTGGTAGATGCCGGCGTAGCTCGAGTCGGGGATGACCGCGAGGGTGTCGTGCTCCTCGCCGTCCGGGCCCCACATGTGGCCGGAGGTGCGGATCATCGCGGGCATCGAGGCGTCGACGATGACGTCGCTCGGCACGTGCAGGTTGGTGATGCCCTTGTCCGAGTCGACCATCGCGAGCTCGGGGCCGGCGTCGATCCCGTCGGCGAACGCCTGCGTGATCTCCGCGCCGTTCGGCACGCTGTCGAGCCCGGCGAGGATCGAGCCGAGGCCGTCGTTCGGGTTGAGCCCGGCGGCGGCGAGGTCGGCCCCGAAGCGCTCGAACACGGTCGGGAAGAACGCCCGGATGACGTGGCCGAAGATGATCGGGTCCGAGACCTTCATCATCGTGGCCTTGAGGTGCACCGAGAACAGGACGCCCTGGTCCTGCGCGGCACGGATCTGGTCCTGCAGGAACGCCTCGAGCGCGCGGACGTGCAGGACGGTGCCGTCGACGACCTCGCCCGCGAGGACGGGGATCGACTGCTTGAGCACGGTGGTGTCGCCGTCGGCGGCCACGAACTCGATCGTCAGGGTGTCGTCGGCGGGGGCGATCCACGACTGCTCGTTCGAGCGGAAGTCGTCCTTGCCCATCGTCACGACGTTGGTCCGCGACTCGTGGCTCCAGGCGCCCATGCGGTGCGGGTGCTTGCGGGCGTAGTTCTTCACCGACAGCGGCGCGCGGCGGTCGGAGTTGCCCTCGCGCAGGACCGGGTTGACGGCGCTGCCCTTGACGCGGTCGTAGCGGGCCCGGACGTCGCGCTCCTCGTCGGTGGTGGGCTCGTCAGGGTAGGCGGGCAGGTCGTAGCCCTGCGCCTGGAGCTCCTTGACCGCCGCCTTGAGCTGCGGGATCGACGCCGAGATGTTCGGCAGCTTGATGATGTTCGCCTCCGGCGTCCCCGCGAGCTCACCGAGCTCGGCCAGGGCGTCGTCCAGGCGCTGCTCGTCGGTGAGCCGCTCCGGGAACTGGGCGATGATCCGACCGGAGAGCGAGATGTCGCGGGTCTCGACGTCGACCCCCGCGGTGCGCGCGAACGCCTCGACGACCGGCAGGAACGAGTGGGTGGCGAGGAACGGTGCCTCGTCCGTGAGCGTGTAGATGATCTTGGCCATGCTGGCGGGTACTCCCTTGTTCGACCGTGCCGGACCTCGGTCCGTCCACGGTACTCGCGGCGCGGTTTCTCTCGACGTCAAGATACCCGGTCGGGCCCTGCCGTGGGGTCGGGTCAGATCGTGATCCGGAACACCCGGACCCCGGCGGCCCGCAGTCCGGCGGTCCCGAGGCGGGTCCGCATGCTCCGGAAGGGGCGCTTGAAGCCCGAGCGGGCCGAGGCCACGCCGATCTGGTGGAGCACCTCGGACGTCAGCGTCCGCTCGACCTTCGGGGCGAGCCGGGTCACCCCCGAGACCGTGATGACGATGCGCACGGCGTTCGGCGCGAGCAGCGGCGCGATGAGCTCCGCGGCCTCCTGTGCCCGGTGGAACGCGGGGTCGTCGCCCGGTCGGCGGATCGCGATCACCGCGAGGTCGGCGTCGGCGTGCTCGTGGGGATCGGGGAGGTCGTCCACCCCGACGACGCGCATCCTGGCGGCGTCGACGCCCGCACGGACGGCCGACGCCCGGAGGACGGGGAGCAGTTCCTGGGTGCCGGCGAGCACGACCTCGGCGGTCGCGAGGTCGATGGGTTCGTGGCGTTCCCGCGGCGTTCGGGCCATGGCGCAGGTCCTTCCGGTCGCTGGTCTCGGACACTACCGACGCGACGTCCAGCGGGCACGCAACCGCGGTGACACGTCAGCGGACTGCCAGCCGTTCGGTAACGGGAAGATCACGATCACCCCTGTACAAAGCGACAGACTCGTGCAGAATGGTCTGCGGCCATGACGACGACACACGACACCGACCAGCAGCAGCCGGAGACCCCGGTCGTGCACCTGTCCCGTCGCGCTGCCCTCGAGGCCGAGCGCGCAGCGGCCGGCAAGGCAGCGCGTCGCACCCGCGCTCCCCGCCCGTCCCGCTCGGACGCGGCCCGGACGGTCGCGACCGTCTCCCCCGCACCGGCACCCGGACGCACGCCCGAGTCGTCGGCCGCTCCGGCTCCGGCTCCGCACACCGTCCCGGTCGCTGCGCGGTCGGGACGTCGCACGACCGAGGCCCGTGCCACCACCGAGCACGTCGACGCGCGGATCACCCGGGTCGTCCGTCGACGGAGTGCCGCGCTGCCGGTCGCCGCGACGCCCTCGGCACGTGCAACGCGCCCGTCCCGCTCGCACCGAGCGAGCCGCATCACGCTGACCAGCGCCGCTGCCGCACTCGCGATGTTCGCCGCGTCCGCGATGCCCGCCCACGCCAGTGCCGGCACCTCGTCAGCGACGTCCACGCTCGCGCCGCAGGTCCGCACCCAGGACTACGCGGTCACCCAGGCGGTCACGGCGGCCGCCCTCGACCGCGACGACTTCACGGTCGGCGGCGGGCAGCAGGTCGTCGTCGCCGGTGACGGCGGCGCCGAGGGCGCGGTGTCGTACGGCGGCGAGGTCCGCTCGCCGTTCCCCGGCCCGGTGCGCATGAGCTCCGGGTTCGGGTACCGCTCCGCTCCGTGCGCCGCGTGCTCCTCGCTCCACCAGGGTCTCGACTTCAACCCGGGCATGGGCGCCCCGATCGGCGCCGTCGCCGCCGGCACCGTCCGCGTCTCGGGCACGTACTTCTCGTACGGCACGACGGTGATCATCGACCACGTGATCGAGGGCCGCCGGGTCTCGACCCTGTACGGGCACATGATCCCCGGGTCGTCGCCGCTGCGGGCCGGCGACACCGTCGAGGCCGGCCAGTTCATCGGCAGCGTCGGCTCCTCCGGCGTCTCGACGGGTGCACACCTCCACCTCGAGGTCCTGATGGACGGTGTCACGCCGATCGACCCCGAGGCCTGGCTCGAGGCCCGCATCGGCCGCTCGCTCACGATCTGACCCGAGCACGACCCGGCCCGAGCACGATCCGACCCGGGCTCGATCCGACCCGGGCGACCCGGCGGATCGTCGGGACCGCTGACGTCCCGGTCCGTGCACCCCGGACCCACAGCACTCGTGCAGCACCGGCGCGGCGGCGTCCCAGCATGGCTGTACAGGATCACAGCATGGACGATCACCACAGACCGCCCGCCCGTCGCCGACCCACGGTGGTGTCCCGCTGATGGACGCCGACACCTGGATCGCCTTCGGGCTCGTCATCCTCTTCGTGCTCGTCGGCGGTGTCTTCGCCGCGGCGGAGATCGCCCTCGTCTCGCTCCGCGAGTCACAGCTGCAGCAGCTCGAGCGACGTGGCTCCCGCGGAGCCCGGGTCGCCGCGCTCGGGCGTGACCCGAACCGCTTCCTGTCCGCCGTGCAGATCGGCGTGACCGTCGCCGGGTTCTTCTCGGCCGCGTACGGTGCGTCGTCGATCGCGCCGGACGTCGCGCCGCTGCTGTCCGGCCTCGGACTCGACCAGGGGGCGGCCGAGGCCGTCGCCCTCGTCCTGATGACCCTGGTCATCGCCTACCTGTCGCTCGTGTTCGGCGAGCTCGTGCCGAAGCGCCTCGCCCTGCAGCGCGCCGAGGGCTTCTCGATGGCCGTCGCGCCGACGCTCGACCGGTTCGCGACCGCGATGCGCCCGGTGATCTGGGTGCTGTCGAAGACCACGAACGGCGTGGTCCGGCTGCTCGGTGGCGACCCGGACGCCCGCAGCGAGTCGATGAGCACGGAGGAGCTCCGCGGTCTGGTCGAGGACCACGACGCCATCGACGCGCAGGGCCGTCGCATCGCCCGCAGCGCCCTCGACGCCGGTGACCGGATCCTCCGCGAGTCGATGCGCCCCTGGTACGACGTCTCGACCATCGACGCCTCGCTCAGCATCGCGGACGCGACCGACCACGCCATCGAGGTCGGCCACACCCGGTACCTGGTCACCGAGGGCTCGCGGGACGACGTCGCGGGCTTCGTGCACCTCCGCGACCTGCTCCGCCCGACCGACCCGACGGCACCCGTCTCGACGCTCGTGCGCCCCGTGCTCGCGCTGCCGGGGACGAAGTCGCTGTCGAGTGCCATCGCGGACATGCGCACCGAGGGACACCAGATCGCGCTCGTGGTGGACGAGTACGGCGGCAGTGCGGGCATGGTCACGCTCGAGGCGCTGCTCGAGGACCTCGTCGGCCGCATCAGGGACGAGTACGACCCGCCGGCCGCCGAGTCCGACGGGATCGACGGTGCGACCGTGCTCGAGGACCTCGCGGCCGACGGCGGTCCGCTGCTGCCGGACGGCGACTACGAGACCGTCGGCGGGCTCGTGCAGGTGCACCTCGACCGCGTACCCGAGGTCGGTGACGTGGTCGAGACCGGCGAGCACCGCCTCGAGGTCACCGAGATGGACGGGCACCGGGTGGCGCGTGTGCGGGTCACTCCCCGAGCGGCGGACGCCGCCACGGCGGCGCCGGCGGCCACCGAGCCGGTGCACGCGGTCCCGCCCGTCTCCTAGCCGGGCCACCGCCGGACGGGAGGCGCGGTGCCGACCCGCACCGCGCCTCCCGTCCGTCACGGGTACCGCCGGTGCCTGTCGTCGCGACGGTACCGCCACGTACGCTCGTGCCATGGGTATCGACGTGCGCAACGAGATCCGTGACTTCCTGTCCTCGCGGCGGGCGCGGCTCACCCCCGACGAGGTCGGCATGCCGTCGTTCGGGGGCGGCGTCCGCCGGGTGCCCGGTCTGCGTCGGCACGAGGTCGCGATGCTCGCCGGGGTGAGCGTCGACTACTACACGCGGCTCGAGCGCGGCTCGCTCAAGGGCGTCTCGGACAGCGTGCTCGAGGGACTCGCGGGCGCGCTGCAGCTCGACGAGGACGAACGGACGCACCTGTTCGACCTCGCCCGTCTGGCCAACGCCGGCGTCAAGGTGATGCACCGGAACGTACCGACGCGTGTCCGGCCGGGCGTGCAGCGCCTGCTCGACGCGATCACCGGCGCGCCCGCGTGGGTGCGGAACGAGCGCGGCGACGTCGTCGCGACGAACGAGCTCGGACGGGCCCTGTACGCGCCGATGTTCGCGGGCCCCGGGCGCCCCATGAACACCGCACGGTTCACGTTCCTCGACCCGGCCGCGCGCGAGTTCTTCCCCGACTGGGCGGCCACCGCGCGCGAGGCCGTCGCCGTCCTCCGCGCCGCGGCCGTCGCGAACCCCTGCGAGCCCGGTCTCGTGACGCTCGTCGGCGAGCTCTCCACACGGAGCGAGGAGTTCCGCGGCTGGTGGGCTGCCCACGACGTCCGGGTGCACCGACGGGGCGGCAAGCGCATCGCGCACCCCGTCGTCGGGGAGCTGCAGCTGGACTTCGAGGCGCTCGAGCTCGTCGCCGACCCGGGTCTGACGATGTTCACCTACTCGGCGGAGCCGGGCAGCGAGTCCGAGCGGTCGCTCGCGCTGCTCGGGACCTGGGCCGCGACGGAGCGGTCCGAGCGGCTCGCCGCCGTGCGTGCGGGCGAGGCCGAGCTGGACGACTGACGGGCCGACCGGACGACCGCCGTGGTCAGCGGTCGGTCGTCACGGCGCGGTCGGTCCTGCGGGTCCCTCGGGGCGAGGGGCGCCGTCGGCGCCGTCGGTGCCGTCGGTGCCGTCGGTGCCGTCGGTGCCGTCGGTGCCGTCGGTGCCGTCGTCGCTCCCGAGCGTGTCGACGAGCGAGTCCACGCGGAGCCGGTCGATGCGCAGTTCCTTCTCGGTCGCGGTCAACCGCAGCACGCGGATCGCGGCGAACACGAGCACGATGAGTGCGACGACGAGCACGAGCAACAGCAGCACGACCGCCAGGTAGACGATGCTGACGACGGCGAATCCCCCGGAGACCATGCGACGACGCTAGCAGGGAGCGTTCGTAGGGTGGGGCCGTGACGAGGATGCCGGTGGACGAGGACACAGCGGCGCTCCTGCGACGACACCGCCGCCCGGAGCCGACGTTCGTCCGTGCGGTCGCGGGGTCCCTGGCCGATGCCCGCACCGTGCGCGAGGAACGGCCTGGTCCGGTCTCGTACGTGCCCGCGGACCGGCAGGTCGTCTCCGACGGGGACGCCGACGCGGTGCTGCTCACCTTCCCGAGCGTGGACACCGTCGCCGGGCTCGCACGGCCCGAGGACGGCCGGGTCGTCGTCCTCGCGCGCGACCCGGACCGGCTCCGCACCGGCTGGCTCGCCGAGTACGCGTCCGCGGTGGTCGCCGCCGAGGCGGACACGTTGCCGACGGTCGAGCGGCTGGCGACGCTCGTCGGGCCGTCCGTCGAGGTCGTGCGCCTCCCGGTGCCGTTCACCTGCGTGGACGGCTTCGGCGAGGGCTACTACGCGCGACCCGAACGGCTCCTCGACGCCGATGTCCGCGCCGCCGACCCGGCGTGGAGCCTGGTCGACGACCTCACCGCTCGCCGATCGGTCGCCGCCCTGCGGAGCGCGCTCGCGTCGGGCGAGTGGGACAGCCGGTACGGGGCACTCCGCCGGCGGCCCGCGCTCGACGGGTCGGTCGTCCTGCTGCGGCCCGCTCCGTGACTCCCTGACCGGGTCGACGACGACTCCCCGACCGGAGCGACGACGACTCCCCGACCGGGTCGACGACGCGACACGCCCGGCTTGACACGCCGTCGTAGGCTGGGACCGTGAGTCAGCAGGAGGTGGTCGGCGCGCAGAGCGCCGGCATCAGGGCGTGACGCCCCCGGCTGTGCCGTCCGGCACGGCCGCGTCCGTCGAACCCTGACCACACCTCCGCCCGTGCGGCGCGCACCCGCGCCCGGGCCCGTCGAGAGCGACCACACCGTGCTGCCCATCAGCGAGAAGACCATCCGTTCGTCCTTCGTCAACGCCTCCCGCAAGGAGGTCACCGACCTGACCCTGCCGACCGACCTCGAGACGCTGGACTGGGAGTCGCTCGACTTCCTCGGCTGGCGCGACCCGAAGACCGCGCGCCGCGCCTACGCCGTCGTCCCGACGCTCGAGGGCGACCTCGTCGGCATCCTGTTCCGGCAGGCCGAGGCGTCGCCGCGTGCACGGGCGCAGTGCTCGTGGTGCCAGGACGTCAAGCTGCCCAACGACGTCGTCTTCTACGCCGCCAAGCGCTCGGGGAAGGCCGGTCGGAACGGCAACACCGTCGGTACCCTCGTCTGCCAGGACTTCCAGTGCTCCCGCAACGTCCGACGCCCGGTGCCCCCGGCGTACGAGGGCTACGACGTCGAGGCCGCCCGGGTCCGCCGGATCGAGGACCTGCGGCTCCGGATCGCGTCCTTCGCCGCAGACCTCTGAGCCCGCCGAAGCCGCGGGAAACGTCGGCGTAACGCGCGGTCCCTAGGGTGTGGCGGGTGGACCTCCGCGACTTCGACTCCGCCCCCGCCGACGACGCCCGACGGACCGCCCTGCACTGGGCAGCGGTGCCGGCGTGGGCGGACGCCCTGGTGGCCGCTCGACCGTTCCGCACCGTGCCGGCCCTGGTCGCAGCGGCCACCGAGGCGGCGGCGCAGTGGACCGCGGCGGACCTCGACACCGCCCTCGCCGAGCACCCCCGCATCGGCGAGCGCACCACCGAGGCGTCGTCGGCCCGCGAGCAGGGCGCGATGGCGACGGCGGCGGACGACGTCGCAGCGGCCATCGCCCGCGGGAACGCCGCGTACGAGGACCGGTTCGGCCGGGTGTTCCTCGTGCGTGCCGCCGGGCGGACGCCGGAGGAACTCCTCGCCGAGCTCGAGCGGCGCCTCGCGGGGGAGCCGGACGCCGAGGTGACCGAGGCCACCGCTGCCCTGGCCGACATCGCCGTGCACCGGATCCGAGCGACCTTCGGCGTCCCGCACCTGACCACGCACGTGCTCGACGCCCGCACCGGCACCCCGGCCGTCGGTGTCGCGCTGACACTGCGCACCCCCGAGGGCGAGGTCCTGGCCACGGGGGAGACGGACGCGGACGGGCGCGCGGGGCTCGGGCCGGACGTGCTGCCCCGTGGGGACCTGGAGCTGCGGTTCGACACCGGCGCCCACCACCGCGTCGCCGGGGTCCCGACGTTCCACCCGTACGTCGTCGTCGCGTTCACGGTGACCGGGACCGACCACCTGCACGTGCCGCTGCTGCTCAGCCCCTTCGCCCACAGCACCTACCGCGGCAGCTGACCAGGCGGTCGCCCGGCGCCCGGCGCCGAGTCTCGCCCAGGCGGACACGTTCGTGGTCCCACGACCGCGAACGTGTCCGCGGAGCCGAGTCTCGCGGGAGCCGCGGCGGCGCGGCGCGGCGGCGGCGCGCCCGGCGCGGCGGCGGCGCGCGCGGCGGCGGCACGCCCGCGCGGCGCGCGGCGCGTCAGGACCGGCCGTCGCCGACCGTCGCGACCGGCGCCGTCGAGCGCACCGCGTCGTACGACCCCACGGCGGGGTCGGCGCCGTAGCGCTCCCGCAGCCCGCGCGACCCGAGCAGCAGGTTGAGCAGGATCGCGGCGATCGCCCCGGCCGAGATGCCCGAGTCGAACACGAGCGTGAACCACGTCGGGAACGCCCCGTAGATCTCCGGCGCGACGGTCGGCAGCAGCGCGATCGCGAGCGGCAGCGCCACGACGAGCACGTTCCGGTTGTCGAACCGCACCTCGGAGAGCGTCCGGATGCCGCTCGCCGCGACCATGCCGAACAGGGCGACCCCGGCACCGCCGAGCACCGCGTGCGGCACCGCCTCGACGACCGCTGCGACCTTCGGCACGAGTCCGAGCACGACGAGCATGCCGCCGGCGGCCGTCGCCACGTACCGCGAGCGCACCCCGGTCAGGGCCACCAGCCCGACGTTCTGCGCGAACGCCGTGTACGGGAACGTGTTGAAGACCCCGCCGAGCACGGTACCGAGGCCGTCGGCCCGCAGTCCGTCGGCCAGCGTGCGGCGCGACACCGGACGGTCGACGACCTCGCCGACGGCCACCATGTCGCCCGTGGTCTCGGTCATGATGACGAGCCCGACGACGAGCATCGACACGATCGACGCGAGGTCGAACGTCGGCAGCCCGAAGTGGAACGGCGTGACGACGGCGAACCAGGCGGCGTCGCCGATCCCCGACCCGTCGACCATGCCGGGGACGAACAGCGCCGCGACGGTGCCGAGGACGAGCCCGAACAGCACCGAGACCCGCGCGAGCCCGCGCGGCGCGAAGCGCTCGACGAGCACGACGGCCAGCAGCACGCCGGCCGCGAAGGCCACGTCGAGCGGATCGGCAGCGCCGTCCTCCCCACCGTCGGTGATCCACCCGGCTGCGACGCTCGTGAGCGAGACGCCGATGATCAGGATCACGGTGCCGGTGACGATCGGCGGGAACAGCCGCACGAGCTGCGAGAACCACGGCGCCACGAGCACCATGAACACCCCGCAGGCGATCGTCGCCCCGTAGACCGCGGTGATGCCGTGCGCACTGCCGATCGCGATCATCGGACCGACGGCGGCGAAGGTCACGCCCTGCACGAGCGGCAGGCGGACCCCGAAGCGCCAGAAGCCGACGGACTGCACGATGGTCGCCAGCCCGGCGACGAACAGGTCGGCGCTGATCAGGAAGGCCAGGTCGGCCCGGTCGAACCCGAGCGCCCCACCGACGATGAGCGGGACGGCGACCGCCCCGGCGTACATCGCCAGGACGTGCTGCAGGCCCAGCGGCAGGAGCCGACCGAGCGGCGGGACCGTGTCCACCCCGTCCGGTCCGGTGGTCGTGCGTGGTGGTGTCGTGCTGGTCATGGTGCCCCCGTCGCGGTGCCGGTCACGTGTCACCTCGACGCTAGGGAGCCCCTGTTTCCGCCCCGTGACGAGCACGGGTCGCGCGCGTCACGCACCGCGACCCCGGAACGCGCGTTCCGGAGCGACCGCCGACACCGTGACGAACGGGAGGCGCGGCGTCGGCCGACACCGCGCCTCCCGTCCGTCTCCTGGTCGCGTCAGCGACCGATGGACGACATGTCGGGGTACCGGTCACCGGTCGGCACGGGCAGCGCCGACAGGCGCGCGAGCTGGTCGGCGGAGAGCGTCACGTCGGCGGCGCCCACGTTCTCCTCGAGCCGCGAGACCCGCTTGGTGCCGGGGATCGGCACGACGTCGTCGCCCTGCGCGAGGAGCCAGGCGAGCGCCACCTGCCCGGGCTTCGCGCCGACCTCGTCGGCGATCGCCGTGACGGCGTCGACGATCCGCATGTTCTCGGCGAACGCCTCCTCCGCGAAGCGGGGGTTCTGGCGGCGGAAGTCGTCCTCGTCCAGGTCGGACGGCTTCGTGATCGCGCCGGTCAGGAAGCCGCGGCCGAGGGGCGAGTACGGCACCAGACCGATGCCGAGCTCGCGGAGGGTGTCGAGCACGTCGCCCTCCGGGTCGCGCGTCCACAGCGAGTACTCGCTCTGGAGCGCGGTGATCGGGTGCACGGCATGCGCCCTGCGGATCGTGGCGGCGCTCGCCTCGGAGAGCCCGATGTGGCGGATCTTGCCCTCCTGCACGAAGCCGGCGAGCTGTCCGACCACGTCCTCGATCGGGACGGCCGGGTCGACGCGGTGCTGGTAGTAGAGGTCGATGTGGTCGGTGCCGAGGCGGCGGAGCGAGCCCTCGAGCGCCTCGCGGACGGACTCGGGTGCGCTGGAGATGCCGCGCTGCTGCGTGGACGTCTGCTCGCCGGCCTCGTGCCGGTAGAGGCCGAACTTGGTGGCGATCACGACCTGGTCGCGGCGGTCGCCGAGGGCACGACGGAGGAGCTCCTCGTTCGTGTACGGGCCGTAGGCCTCGGCGGTGTCGAAGAGCGTGACGCCGAGGTCGATCGCGCGGTGGATCGTGCGGATCGACTCGTCGTCGTCAGTGCCGGCGCCCGTGTAGAAGGCGCTCATGCCCATGGTGCCGAGGCCGACGGAGCCGACCTCGAGGTCTGCGAGCTTGCGTGTCTGCATGGGTGCAGGTCTACTCCTGCCGGCACCTCGTCAGGGAGGTACCGGCACGGCTACGCTGAGGGCACGGACAGTGTCCGCGACGGAAGGGGAACGTCATGACCGTGGTCTGGATCGTCATCGGCCTCGTGGTGGTCGTCGCCGCCCTGCTCGTCGTGCTCGAGGTGCAGAACGCCCGGCGTCGGAAGGCCCTGGCGCACCTGGAGCCCGTCGACCCGCGCGTCGGGGAGCGCGCGATGTCCGAGGCATCCGGGGAGCACGCGATCATCGAAGGCGTGGCGAAGTCGGCACACCCGGGGATCAGCGGCGCCGGGGGCGGCCCGCTCGGCTGAACCGCCCCGACCAGGCGGTTGCAGGTTCCGCTGCACGGTGTTGCACTCGACACCGGACGCGCTCGTGCGGTTCCTCCAACGGGATCGGACGCACAGCCCGGCACTGGTGTGATCGACCCGTGAACCTGTACCTCCGGCTCTTCCTCCTCGGCCTGCGCCTCCGGCTGGCCGCCCTGCGACCGGGGCGGCGCCCCTCGCTGTGGGACGAGGCCCGCACGCCCTTCCGCGTGCTGCCGACGGACCTGGACACGCTGCGGCACGTGAACAACGGCCG
The sequence above is drawn from the Curtobacterium sp. MR_MD2014 genome and encodes:
- a CDS encoding NADP-dependent isocitrate dehydrogenase, which gives rise to MAKIIYTLTDEAPFLATHSFLPVVEAFARTAGVDVETRDISLSGRIIAQFPERLTDEQRLDDALAELGELAGTPEANIIKLPNISASIPQLKAAVKELQAQGYDLPAYPDEPTTDEERDVRARYDRVKGSAVNPVLREGNSDRRAPLSVKNYARKHPHRMGAWSHESRTNVVTMGKDDFRSNEQSWIAPADDTLTIEFVAADGDTTVLKQSIPVLAGEVVDGTVLHVRALEAFLQDQIRAAQDQGVLFSVHLKATMMKVSDPIIFGHVIRAFFPTVFERFGADLAAAGLNPNDGLGSILAGLDSVPNGAEITQAFADGIDAGPELAMVDSDKGITNLHVPSDVIVDASMPAMIRTSGHMWGPDGEEHDTLAVIPDSSYAGIYQAVIEDCRANGAFDPSTMGSVPNVGLMAQKAEEYGSHDKTFELPDDGKVRVVTSSGETVIEHEVEQGDIWRACQTKDVAIRDWVKLAVTRARATGSPAVFWLDETRAHDANLIGLVRQYLGEHDTDGLQIEVMAPEDAMRFSLERIRRGEDTISVTGNVLRDYLTDLFPIMELGTSAKMLSVVPLLGGGGLFETGAGGSAPKHVQQLVEQDYLRWDSLGEFLALAVSLEHLAGVTGNARAKVLADTLDRATGTFLDEDKSPGRKLGSIDNRGSHFYLAKYWADELARQTEDTELAAAFQGLAAQLDEHEQTIVDELVAVQGKPADIGGYYRPDAAKTNAVMRPSATLNEALAAL
- a CDS encoding aldo/keto reductase: MQTRKLADLEVGSVGLGTMGMSAFYTGAGTDDDESIRTIHRAIDLGVTLFDTAEAYGPYTNEELLRRALGDRRDQVVIATKFGLYRHEAGEQTSTQQRGISSAPESVREALEGSLRRLGTDHIDLYYQHRVDPAVPIEDVVGQLAGFVQEGKIRHIGLSEASAATIRRAHAVHPITALQSEYSLWTRDPEGDVLDTLRELGIGLVPYSPLGRGFLTGAITKPSDLDEDDFRRQNPRFAEEAFAENMRIVDAVTAIADEVGAKPGQVALAWLLAQGDDVVPIPGTKRVSRLEENVGAADVTLSADQLARLSALPVPTGDRYPDMSSIGR
- the uraH gene encoding hydroxyisourate hydrolase, which codes for MRATFGVPHLTTHVLDARTGTPAVGVALTLRTPEGEVLATGETDADGRAGLGPDVLPRGDLELRFDTGAHHRVAGVPTFHPYVVVAFTVTGTDHLHVPLLLSPFAHSTYRGS
- a CDS encoding hemolysin family protein, whose amino-acid sequence is MDADTWIAFGLVILFVLVGGVFAAAEIALVSLRESQLQQLERRGSRGARVAALGRDPNRFLSAVQIGVTVAGFFSAAYGASSIAPDVAPLLSGLGLDQGAAEAVALVLMTLVIAYLSLVFGELVPKRLALQRAEGFSMAVAPTLDRFATAMRPVIWVLSKTTNGVVRLLGGDPDARSESMSTEELRGLVEDHDAIDAQGRRIARSALDAGDRILRESMRPWYDVSTIDASLSIADATDHAIEVGHTRYLVTEGSRDDVAGFVHLRDLLRPTDPTAPVSTLVRPVLALPGTKSLSSAIADMRTEGHQIALVVDEYGGSAGMVTLEALLEDLVGRIRDEYDPPAAESDGIDGATVLEDLAADGGPLLPDGDYETVGGLVQVHLDRVPEVGDVVETGEHRLEVTEMDGHRVARVRVTPRAADAATAAPAATEPVHAVPPVS
- a CDS encoding nucleobase:cation symporter-2 family protein yields the protein MTSTTPPRTTTGPDGVDTVPPLGRLLPLGLQHVLAMYAGAVAVPLIVGGALGFDRADLAFLISADLFVAGLATIVQSVGFWRFGVRLPLVQGVTFAAVGPMIAIGSAHGITAVYGATIACGVFMVLVAPWFSQLVRLFPPIVTGTVILIIGVSLTSVAAGWITDGGEDGAADPLDVAFAAGVLLAVVLVERFAPRGLARVSVLFGLVLGTVAALFVPGMVDGSGIGDAAWFAVVTPFHFGLPTFDLASIVSMLVVGLVIMTETTGDMVAVGEVVDRPVSRRTLADGLRADGLGTVLGGVFNTFPYTAFAQNVGLVALTGVRSRYVATAAGGMLVVLGLVPKVAAVVEAVPHAVLGGAGVALFGMVAASGIRTLSEVRFDNRNVLVVALPLAIALLPTVAPEIYGAFPTWFTLVFDSGISAGAIAAILLNLLLGSRGLRERYGADPAVGSYDAVRSTAPVATVGDGRS
- a CDS encoding helix-turn-helix transcriptional regulator, which gives rise to MGIDVRNEIRDFLSSRRARLTPDEVGMPSFGGGVRRVPGLRRHEVAMLAGVSVDYYTRLERGSLKGVSDSVLEGLAGALQLDEDERTHLFDLARLANAGVKVMHRNVPTRVRPGVQRLLDAITGAPAWVRNERGDVVATNELGRALYAPMFAGPGRPMNTARFTFLDPAAREFFPDWAATAREAVAVLRAAAVANPCEPGLVTLVGELSTRSEEFRGWWAAHDVRVHRRGGKRIAHPVVGELQLDFEALELVADPGLTMFTYSAEPGSESERSLALLGTWAATERSERLAAVRAGEAELDD
- a CDS encoding FBP domain-containing protein, with protein sequence MLPISEKTIRSSFVNASRKEVTDLTLPTDLETLDWESLDFLGWRDPKTARRAYAVVPTLEGDLVGILFRQAEASPRARAQCSWCQDVKLPNDVVFYAAKRSGKAGRNGNTVGTLVCQDFQCSRNVRRPVPPAYEGYDVEAARVRRIEDLRLRIASFAADL
- a CDS encoding M23 family metallopeptidase; amino-acid sequence: MTTTHDTDQQQPETPVVHLSRRAALEAERAAAGKAARRTRAPRPSRSDAARTVATVSPAPAPGRTPESSAAPAPAPHTVPVAARSGRRTTEARATTEHVDARITRVVRRRSAALPVAATPSARATRPSRSHRASRITLTSAAAALAMFAASAMPAHASAGTSSATSTLAPQVRTQDYAVTQAVTAAALDRDDFTVGGGQQVVVAGDGGAEGAVSYGGEVRSPFPGPVRMSSGFGYRSAPCAACSSLHQGLDFNPGMGAPIGAVAAGTVRVSGTYFSYGTTVIIDHVIEGRRVSTLYGHMIPGSSPLRAGDTVEAGQFIGSVGSSGVSTGAHLHLEVLMDGVTPIDPEAWLEARIGRSLTI